The genomic stretch TCCTGCACCAGCGCCATCAGCCGCTTGCCGAGGTCGCCGGCGCGGCGCCGTTCGAGGTGCTCGCGGGCGTGCTGCAGCGTTTGCGCGAAGCGGTCGCGGCCGAACGGCTTGAGCAGGTAGTCGATCGCATGCACTTCGAAGGCCTTGAGCGCGTACTCGTCGTAGGCCGTCACGAACACCACCGCCGGCGGCTGCTCGGCGCCCAGTTGCTGGATCACGCCGAAGCCATCGCACGCCGGCATCTGCACGTCCAGGAACACCAGGTCGGGATGTTGCGATTGGATGGCCGAGACGGCCTGGGTGCCGTCGGAATATTCCCCGACCACCTCGATGTCTTTCTCCTGGTTGAGCATCCCGATGATGCGCTCGCGCGCCATCGGCTCGTCGTCCACTACCACCGTGCGAATCTTGGTCACGCCACACCCTCCACGGCCCTGTCGTCTCTCACCTCAACTGCAAGCTCAGCCATCGGAATGGCGATGAGCACAAGCAACCCGCCCTCGGCAGGCTGCCGAAATTCAAACCGGTGCAGCGACCCGTACAAGTGACCGAGGCGCGACCGGGTATTCGAAAGCCCCACGCCGCGGTTGAAGTCAGTCAACCGCGCCGCCGAGAGCCCCACACCGTTGTCTTGCACGTCCAGTTCGAGCATGGCCCCGACACGGCGGGACCGGACCACGATTTGGCCAGGTGTGGGCCTGGGACCAATACCGTGCTTGATGGCATTTTCGACGAGCGGCTGGAGCAAAAGGTTGGGCACCAGGGCGTCCAGGGTGTCCGCCTGGATGTCGAATACAACAGAGAGACGGTCGCGGAAGCGAGTTTGTTCGATCTCCAGATACTTGGAGAGGAAGTCCAGCTCCTCTTTCAGCTCCACCTGCTGGACCCCGACCCGGTGGAGCGACATGCGGAGCAGGTCGCTCAGCCGCGCGATCATCGCGTCGGCGGCGTCCACGTCCCGGTGCATCAACGCCGAAATGGTGTTCAGCGTGTTGAACAGGAAGTGCGGCTGCATCTGCCGCTGGAGCGTGTGGAGCTGCGCCTCGACGAGGCGGGTTTCCATTTGCGCCGCGCTCAATTCCCTGGCGCGCGCCTGGTGGCTGTACCGGAGGGCGTGGCTGACGCCGACGATCGTCCAGTAGGTCATCATCTCCCAGTCGAAATTCAGGAAGAACATCCGCTGCGCTTCCATCAGCCACGAGTCGAGGGATTCGCCCACCACCCAGTAGGTGGCCATGCGCGAGGCCACGGCCATGGCCACGTGCAGCAGCGTCGCCGCGAACACGCCGGCGATGTGAATGGGGATCGCCGACTTGAACGTCGCCCGCTCGAAGGGAAACCTGTTCGACAGCCAGATGATGCCTGGCGTGAGCACCGCCCACGAGTACCAGTAGGTGAGGTTGAGCGCGAGCAACAGGCTGAAGGCCGCCGGCTTCGCGGTAAAGGTCGAGATGAAGTAGAACGCTGCGAAGGCCGAGAAGAACCCGAGCGCGGTGGCAACGCTGAAGATCACACGAACGGGCACACGTCCGGGAGTGGGAGCCATGACGGCACTATCGACTTGCCGCGGCCTGCGGTCAAGCAGGTTGCCACTCGTCACACCATTCGTCCCAGGTCGCCGCATCTCAACGGCGCTATAGCGAAGAGCGTGCCGCATCCGGTCAATGGGATTTGTCGCGTGTTTTCAGGGATAGGCCGCGTGACAGCGCGGATGAGATCCGGTGAATTGAAGAACCGCGCGGTTCAGTTGTTCGGTTTCAAAATCAAGAATCCCAAAGGTGGGACGGTCAGGCGGAGCGACCACGGATGCCCGTGCGCCGGTTCCGCCTCCGCGTTCACGTGTCCCGCGTTCCCCACGTTGCTGCCGCCGTACGCCTCGGCGTCGCTGTTGAGGAGCTCTCGGTACGCGCCAGGCGCGGGGACGCCCAGGCGATAGTCGCGGCGAGGCACGGGCGTGAAGTTGACGAGGGCGATGGTGAAGGCCCCCTCGTGAGCCCGTCTCATCAACGCAATCACGCTCCGCTCCGCATCGTCGCAGTCGATCCACGAGAATCCGGCCGGGTCGTTGTCGGCCTCCCACAGCGAGGGCTCCTCGCGGTAAACGCGATTGAGGTCGCGCACCCACCGTTGCAGGCCGGCGTGGCGAGGGTCGCCGAGCACTTCCCAGTCAAGCTGCCAGTCGTGGTCCCATTCGCGCCACTGGCCAATCTCGCCGCCCATGAACAGCAGCTTCTTGCCGGGGTGCACGTACATGTAGCCATAGAGCGCGCGCAGGCCCGCGTGCTTCTGCCACACGTCGCCGGGCATCTTGCCGAGCATCGATTTCTTGCCGTAGACCACTTCGTCGTGCGAGAACGGCTGGATGAAGCGCTCGCTATAGGCGTAGACCATCGAGAAGGTGATCTTGTTGTGGTGCCATTTGCGGTGGACCGGATCCTCCTTCGCGTAGTCGAGCATGTCGTGCATCCAGCCCATGTTCCACTTGTAGGTGAATCCGAGGCCGCCGGCGGCGATCGCGTGCGTGACGCCGGGCCACGAGGTGGATTCTTCGGCGCAGACCACGGCGCCCGGGCATTCGTGCTCGACCAGTTGGTTGAGGTGCTTGACGAACTCCACGGCCTCGAGGTTTTCGCGGCCGCCGAACCGATTGGGGACCCACTGCCCCTGTTCCCGCGAGTAGTCGAGATACAACATCGACGCCACGGCATCGACGCGCAGCCCGTCGATGTGGAACTCGCGGAGCCAGAACAGCGCGTTGCTCAGGAGAAACGAGCGGACCTCATGGCGCCCGTAGTTGAAGACGAGCGTGCCCCAGTCCTGGTGCTCGCCCTGCCGCGGGTCGGCGTGCTCGTAGAGCGCGGTGCCGTCGAAGCGCGCGAGTCCGTGCTGGTCCTTCGGGAAATGCCCCGGCACCCAGTCGAGCAGCACGCCGATGCCGGCCTGGTGAAACGCCTCGACCAGCGCCTTGAAGTCGTCGGGCGTGCCGAAGCGGCTGGTCGGCGCGAAGAAGCCAATCACCTGGTAGCCCCAGGAGCCGGTGAACGGATGCTCCATGATGGGCAGCAGCTCGACGTGGGTGTAGCCCATCTCCTTCACGTAGGGGACGAGCCGCTCGATCATTTCGCGGTAGGTCAGCAGCCGGCCATCGGCCGACCGCTGCCAGCTTCCGAGGTGGACCTCGTACACCGACATCGGCCTCTTCAGCCACTGCCCGCTGGCCGCGCGCGACGCCATCCAGTGGTCGTCTTTCCACGGGTAGGGCTCGTCGTGCCACACGATCGACGCGGTTTGCGGGGGCGGCTCGAAGCGGCGCCCGCACGGGTCGGCCTTGAGCACGGCGTGCCCGTCGGCGCCAATCACCTCGAACTTGTAGCGGTCGCCCTGGCCGAGGTCGGGCAGGAAGATCTCCCAGTAGCCGGACGGACGGATGGCGCGCATCGGGTGGACGCGGCCGTCCCAGCCGTTGAAGTCGCCGACCACGCTGACCCGCTGCGCGTTGGGCGCCCACACCGCGAAGTGAACGCCGCGGCGAATGCCATGGGTGATGGCACGGGCGCCCAGCCGCTCGTAGACGCGGTAGTGCGTGCCCTCGCCGAGCAGGTGGAGATCGAAATCGGTCAGCACCGGCCCATAGCGATACGGATCATCCATCTCGGTGGACGACCCATCGGGCCACACCAGCCGGAGGCGGTAATCGAAATCGGCCCGGCACTCGTTGGGCACCACCACCTCGAACAGGCCTTCCGGATGGAGGCGCGTGCAGGCGATGACGTCGGGCTGGCCAAAGGCCACCACCTCGAGGCCACGCACGTGCGGACGGAAGACGCGGATGGCGACACCCGTGTCCGCGTCATGCGGACCGAGGATGGCAAAGGGATCGGGATGCATGCCTCGCACGAGGGCGTCGATCTCGGTGCGCGCCAACTTCGAGGGCATATCCGTATGCTACTCTGCCAGCCGCCATGAACAGACGACGCTTCTTCTCGGCCGTGACCAGCGCCTTTGCCGCCGGCGCCGCCGCGCCCGCGCTGGCCCAGCAATCCGCGGCCGCGCCCGCCCGCATCGATCGCCTCCGCCTCGACGCCGCCGAGAGCATTTTCGGCGTGGACTTCACCGAGGCCGAAGAGCAGATGGCGCTCAACAGCGTCAACCGCAATCTCGACAGCTTCGAGCAGTTGCGCAAGCTCACCGTGCCGCTCGACACCGAGCCCGCCATCACGTTCAGGCCGTACCTGCCCGGGAAGCGGCCCACCGGCAAGGCCACTCCGGGGGCTCGTCTGCGCGTGACCAGGACCACGGTGCCCACCAGCCTCACCTCCGAACAGATCGCGTTTCTTCCGGTGACCGCCCTGGCGGCGTTGATCGAGAGCAAGCGCATCACGTCAACCGAGCTCACGAAGATCTATCTCGATCGGCTGAAGAAGCACGGCGACACGCTCAAGTGCGTGGTCACGCTGACCGAAGACCTCGCGCTCACGCAGGCCGCCGACGCCGATGCGGAGATCAAGGCCGGCAAGTACCGCGGGCCGCTGCACGGCATTCCCTGGGGCGCCAAGGATCTGCTGGCCGCCAGGGGCTACAAGACCACCTGGGGCGCGACGCCGTACAAGGACCAGGTCATCGATCTCGACGCCACCGTGGTCGAGCGGTTGCGCGACGCCGGCGCCGTGCTGGTCGCCAAGCTGTCGATGGGCGCGCTGGCGCAGGGCGGCGTCTGGTTCGGCGGCTCGACGCGCAATCCGTGGAACACGGAACGCAGCTCGAGCGGCTCGTCCGCCGGCCCGGGCGCGGCCACGGCCGCCGGCCTGGTCGGCTTCTCGATCGGCACCGAGACCCTGGGGTCGATCATCTCGCCGTCGGTCACCAACGGCGTCACCGGCCTGCGGCCGACCTACGGCCGCGTCAGCCGCCACGGCGCGATGGCGCTCAGTTGGACCATGGACAAGATCGGGCCGATGTGCCGATCGGTCGAAGACTGCGCGCTGGTCTTGAATGCGATCTACGGAGCCGACGGCCGCGACGACACCGTGACCGACGCGCCGTTCGAGTGGAACCCGGACCGTCCGATCGGGTCGCTGCGAATCGGCTACCTCCAGAAGGAATTCGAGTCGGGCCCGAACAACCCCAACCCGAGCGATGCGCAGCGGCAGGCCGCGGAGGCCCGCAAGGCGATGTACGCGCAGGCCCTCGAGGTGTTCCGCAAGGCCGGGGCGAAGCTGGAACCCCTCGCCCTGCCGGACTTCCCGACCGGCGCGATCGGCTTCGTGCTGAGCGCCGAGGCGGCGGCGGCGTTCGACGACCTCACCCGCAACAAGGAGCAACTGGCCACGCTGACGGCGCAATCACCCGGCGACTGGCCCAACACCTTCCGCAGCTCGCGGTTCATTCCCGCCGTGGAGTACATCCGCGCCATGCGGGCGCGGCGGTTGTTGATGCAGGAGATGGACAAGGTGATGTCGCAGTACGATGTCTTCCTGAGCCCCGCGCCCGGCAGTGCCAGCCTGCAAGTCACCAACCTGACCGGCCATCCCGCGCTCGTGCTCAAGTGCGGGTTCATCGACAACATGCCGGCATCGATCATGATCACCGGGCGGCTCTACGACGAGGCCACGGTCTGCCGCGTCGCGCTCGCCTACGAACAGGCGACCGACTGGCACCGCAAGCACCCGACCATATAGACCACGGTAGGGCACCCCTTTATGGGGTGCCGCCATTCCTGACGGCTACCGCAGGTGTTGGCCGGGCTTGAGCGTCTGGCTCGCCGGCGCCGGAGTGCCCGTTTCAACCCAGCGCACCAGGTGGTCGAACGCCTCGCGCACCGTCGGCAGGTACGACGGCCCCTCCCCCATCGCGTTCGCCACGTCCGCATCGAGCTTCATGCGCGATGTCGCGATGTATTGAAACGACATCACACCGTCATCGTCGCTCGACATGTGCCAGACACCTGCCACCTGGTACAGCCGGTGCGAGGCGCGCGGCTCCGCGCGTTCGGCATAGGCTCGGAGCTCGCGGATCACGAGGTCATCCCACGTCCCCACTACTTCGATGGTGGGCACCTGGATGCGGCCGGTGGTGTCTTCGACCGCCGTCTGCGGCCGCGCCGCCGCCACCACCGCGCCGGACCCGGTGTACGGCCACAGGCGCCGCGCCTCGACCGGCGTGCCAATGGCCTCGGCGTAAGAACGAATCTTGGGATCGGTCGCCGGGACTCCGGCATGCGCGCGCGGATCGATCAACGGCCACAGCGCCGCCATGCGCGTCATGCGATCGAGCCGCGTGACCAGGTCGCCGCCGGCGCCGGCGATGATCAGCGTGCCGGCAAACACTTTTTGCGGATCTTCCGCCGCGAGGCGGGCAATGCCGCCGCCCATGGACAGGCCAACCAGGTACACGCGCACCGGCGCGCGGCCGCCGAGGCGGGCGACCTCGCCTTTCACCAGGTGGGTGAACTCATAGGTGAGCTGCAGGCCACCCGGCGACGACATGGCGCCGTCACGATCGACGCTGGCATAGGCGAACCCGCGGGCCAACGCGTACTGCCCGATCACGTCGTCCAACGCCGTCTCGCTCGTCCCGAACACCTTGCCGGCGCGATCGACGCTGTTGCCGCCGGAGCCGCCGTGCGCGCCGATCACCAGGGCGCCATTCCATTTCAGAGGCGTTCGAATGACAGCGCGCTTACTGACAGATTTGCCACCAAGGCTGCCCGAAACCAAACCTTTGAATTGGCGACCGTCTTTTATGGACGTCTCGGTGTCTAATGTGAAGTGAGATTGCGCGAATGCGCCGCTGGTCACAGCAACCGCAAACAGTACGCTTAGGCACCATCGTTGCATCGGAGCATTGTATGCGCGACATCCTTCATCGTCTCGTGTTTGTCTGGACCACCATCGCATCGGTCGGACTGTTTGGAGACGGGCTCGCTGAAGCGTGCATGTGCCAGCCGGCGACGTGTGGCAATCTGACCCGCGCCGCATCGGTAATCGAAGCGACGGTGGAATCGATCGAGGCCGTGCCGGGCTCGCCAGCGATGCCCGCGAACGCGGCCAGCGCGTCGTCTTTGGGCGTGGGTTCGAAGATCGTGCGGCTGAGAGATGTGAAAGCGTGGCGCGGTGAAGCGCCAACGATGCTCGTGACTGGAGCCGGCGGCGGCGATTGCGGATACGAGTTCTTTCGAGCGGGCACCCGTTATCTGATCGAGACCAATCGGTTGCCCGGAGGCGGCTATGCCGTGAGCATGTGTTCGCTGGTACGCGAAATTCAGCACGCGCAGCCGCTGCTGGAGTATCTCAAGGCGCTCAACGACGGAGTCAAGGAGGTCAGGGTGATTGGCACCGTCGCGCGCATCACAGGATGGCCGCCGTATGAGGACGCGTTCAGGCCGGTCAAGGGCGCAGAGATCACGTTGTCTGGGCCGCGGCAGTTCAAGCGCGTCACCGATGAGGCTGGCGGTTTCGACGCGCGCGGCCTCCCTCCTGGCGCGTATTCGGTGTCGGCACGGGTCGACGGCGCCCCCCTGCGCGCAGATCGTCAGTGGAGCACTTTCGTGATCGAGGAGTCGCCGGCCTGCGTCCAGTTGAATATCCAGGTTCCGGCGACCGGACGCGTGGCGGTTGCCGTCCTCGGAGATGATGGCGCGCCGATGCCAGGGGCCTTTGTTTATCTGGAGTCCGCCGATCATGTTGATCGGGACGGACGCAGGCCGGGCTGGGGACTGACGTTGCCAGAAGGCCAAGCCGTGGTCCCGGACATTCCACCGGGCCGCTACATGATCGCGATCAACCCTGGCGTCGGGCCGTCGCCCGGGTCGCCTTACCTGGAGGCGTCGTCGCCGGTCTTCGTCATCGAAGATGGCAAGACCGCTACTCCACCGCCACTGCGACCTCGGCGCGCGACGAAGATTGCAGTCTCAGGGGTTGTCCGCGACGGCAGCGGCGCGCCACTCGCCGGCGTCGTAGTGGACCAGTGGATTCAGCTGATGAACGGCAGGCGAAGCAGCGACTGGCCTCATCCCAAGACCGACGCGGAGGGTCGGTTCGAAATGCAGCTGTGGAAGGATCAACCCTACGTTGTTACGGTCGGTCCTGAGCGGGACCCATGGGGCCGGATTGAGTTCGTCGCGGACGGCCGCCCGATCGCAGTCACCGCCCGGCCGCGTTGATGCGGCCGCCCACGCGGTTAAGATAGAGACATGACTACTGCAACGTTCGAGACCTCCGAGGGCACCTTCAAGGTCAAGCTCTACGACGACAAGGCGCCGAAGACCGTCGCCAATTTCGTCGGCCTCGCCGACGGCACCAAGGAATGGACCGACCCCAAGACCGGCAAACCGGTCACCCGGCCGTTCTATGACGGGCTGAACTTCCACCGCGTCATCGACGGCTTCATGATCCAGGGCGGCTGCCCGATGGGCAACGGCATGGGCGGCCCCGGCTACAAGTTCGCGGACGAGTTTGGTCCCGGGCTGCGGCACGATCGCGACGGCCTCCTGTCGATGGCCAACTCCGGCCCCAACACCAACGGCAGCCAGTTCTTCATCACGCTCGCGCCGACGCCGTGGCTCGACAACAAGCACGCCATCTTCGGCGAGGTCACCGAGGGCATCGACATCGTCCGCGCCATCGGCAAGGTCAAGACCGCCGCGCAGGATCGCCCGGCGAAGGAGATCGTCGTCAAGTCGGTGAAGATCGAGAAGAGCTAGGCGATGGACCGGCCTTCGCGCCCGCGCGTCGGCCCGGCCAGCCCCGATGTGCTGATGCCGCAGGTCTACGACGAGTTGCGGCGCCTGGCGGCGAATTACCTGCGGCACGAACGCCCGGGGCAGACGCTGCAGGCGACCGCGCTCGTGCACGAAGCGTTCTTGCGGCTCAACGCCGAGAAGAACCACCCCTGGAAGAACCGCACGCACTTTCTCGCCATCGCCGCGCTGTCGATGCGCCAGATTCTCGTGCAGCGCGCCCGCGCCCGCCACGCCGAGAAGCGCGGCGGCGACGCCCAGCGCATCACCCTCGATGAATCGGCGCTCGCCGAGGTCCCCGCCACCCAGCCGGCCGGCGTCGACGTACTCGCCCTCGACGCGGCGCTCGAACGCCTGGCCGCCTTGGAACCGCAGCAGGCGAAGATTGTCGAGTTGCGCTACTTCGGCGGGCTGACGGTCGAAGAAGTCGGCGAGGCCCTCGACATCGCCTCTGCCACGGTGAAGCGCCACTGGACGCTGGCGCGCGCCTGGTTACGCAAGGAATTGGCGGGCCCGCTTGACGCCTGAGCGCTGGCAACGCGTGGGCGCGCTGTTCGATCGCGCGATTGCCGAACCACCGGCCGCGCGCTCGACTGTCGTCCGCGCCTCGTCCGAACCCGCGGACATTCAGGACGAAGTGCTGGCCCTGCTGGCGGCGCACGACACCGGCGACGGGTTTCTCGAGCCGGCCGCCCTGCTCGAAGCCGGCGCCATGGTGGGCGCCTACCGCATTGTCCGCATCCTCGGCCGCGGCGGCATGGGCGTGGTCTACCTGGCCGACGACACGCGGCTGCACCGGCCGGTGGCGCTCAAGGCGCTGCCGCCGCACCTGTTTCGCGATGATCGCATGCGGTCGCGGCTGCGGCAGGAGGCCCGCGCCGCGGCGGCGTTGTCGCATCCCGCCATCGCCACGGTCTATGCGCTCGAGGAGGTCGGCGAACAGCCGTTTATCGCCTCCGAGTACCTGGAAGGCCGCACGCTGCGTGAAGAGCTCGCCGATGGCCCGTTGCCGCCCGATCGCGCCTTGGCCACCACGACGGAAATCGCCCAGGCCCTGGTCGCCGCGCACGACCGCGGCATCGTGCATCGCGACCTCAAGCCCGAGAACATCGTGCGAGGCCCGAACGGCTCGGTGAAGATCCTCGACTTCGGCCTCGCGCAGTTCGACACCGCGGCGCAGGACCTGGCGTCGGTCACGCGACTGACCGAACCCGGCGTGATGGCGGGGACGCCGCCCTACATGGCGCCCGAGCAGTTGCTTGGCCAGCCGACCAGCGCGCGCACCGATCAGTTCGCCTTCGGCGTGTTGCTGTACGAGCTGCTGACCGGCCGCCACCCGTTCGGCGACGGTTCGCTGCCCATGATCATCGCCCGTGTGCTGTCGGCGGAGCCCGAACCCGCGGACGCCATTCCGCCCGACCTGTGGCCCATCATCGCGCGCACGTTGCAGAAAAAACCGGCTGATCGCTTTTCAACCACCGCAGAACTCGCCAGCGCACTGGAGCATCTGGGCCCGCCTTCGCTCGCGCGGGAACCTGGCGCGAGCTACGGCGAGGTCGCGCCGAAGCGGCCCGCGGCCGCGAAGGCGGACACCCCAGGCACCTTGAATGGTGCCAGTGCCTGGTGGCAAACCCACCAACTCGTCGTCGCGCTGGTGTACTGGTTCATGGCGTGGCCGGCATGGGAGGTGCACAAGTGGACCGGCCGTTACGGCGTCCTCAACTTCCTGCTCACGCTCGTCACCATCATCGTCGCGGGCAACCTGCGATTACACCTGTGGTTCACGTCGCGCACCTTCCCGTCGGAACTGGCCGCGCAACGCGCCAACGTCTGGCGCGGCATCCGGGTGGCCGACTACGCGTTCGCGCTGATCATGACGGCCACCGGCCTGGTGATCGCCGACGCCCACACCGGATGGGGCGCGTTGTTCGTGGCTTTCGGCTTGGGTTCAGCACTCGGCTTCCTGGTCATCGAGCCGGCGACGGCACGGGCCGCCTTCGACACAGCTGCCGCCCGGCGGCGTGGATAGCGCGGATTCGCTCCGGGCACTAATTGGGCATTATGGCCAATTAGGGTAAAATACCCACCATGAGTTCCACCCTCACCGATCTGCCGCGGATTCCAGCCTCCGACGTCAAGAAGCGCGGATGGCGCGGGGTCATGCGCGCACTGGCGTCGAAGGGGCCAGTGGTCGTGACGAATCACTCGGAGCCCGAGGCGGTCATTCTCTCCGCCCAGGACTATGCACGCCTCCTCACGATCGTGAAAGAGACCGAGTCGAGAACGGAGGAGGGGCTGGAATCGCTCCGCCGCCGTTTCGACGAACGGCTCGCGGGGCTGCGCCAGCCCGGGGCCGGCGATCGGCTGCGCGCACTCAGCAGGAGCCCGGCGAGACTTCGCGGCAAGGTCAAGGCCGGTACTGGCTACTGATGGCGCGGCCGGTCCTGTACGTGCTGGCCGGCGTGAACGGTGCGGGCAAGAGCTCAATCGGCGGTCACCTGCTGACGCGCGCCGGTCTGGACTGGTTCAACCCCGACACGTTTGCACGCGAACTGATGGCGAGCACCAGCTGCGACCTGGAGTCGGCCAACGCACACGCGTGGACCGAGAGCGTGCGCCGGCTCGACGAAGCGGTGGCGCAGGGACAATCGTACGCGTTCGAGACCACCCTGGGCGGCCGCACCGTTGCCGCGCGAATTCAGGCGGCCACCGACACGCACGACGTGATCATCTGGTTCTGCGGGCTGGATTCTCCTGAGCGGCACCTGCAGCGGGTGCGTGCCCGCGTGTCTCAGGGTGGCCACGACATTCCCGAAGCGAAGATCCGGGCCCGCTATCCACGGGCCCAGCGCAACGTGATCGCCCTGATGCCACACGTGGCCCATATGCGCGTGTACGACAACTCCACGGAAGCGGCGACCGGCTTCCCGGTCCCCGATCCGTTGCTCGTGATGGAGTGGGAACATGGGCATCTCGTGCACCCTCCTGCGCACGACCCGGCCGCCCTCGGGCGCACGCCTGAATGGGCCAAGGCGTTGGTCGAAGCCGCGTTATCGCTCGACTTGCTGAAGGTCAAGGGCGAAAACGCGATATAAAGAGGCCGTGCTCGACGACCTCGTGAATGCCCTTCGCCAATGGCGGCGCACGCCCGTCGTCACCGCCGTGGCGCTGGTGTCGCTTGGCCTCGGCATCGGCGCCAACGTCGCGCTCTTCGGATTGGTTGACACGCTGCTGTTGCGGTCGCTGCCCGTGCGCGATCCGCAATCGCTCATCCGCTTCGCCTGGAACGACAGCCACTTTAGCGGCGCGGCCGACCTCACCATTGCCACGCGGGCGTGGGCGCACGTGCGCGACCAGCAACCGTTTGCCGAATCGGTCTTCGTCGTCGCCAACGATCGCGTGAACCTCGCGCGCGGCGGCGAGGCGCGCCATGTGCCGGCGCTGTTCGTGAGTGGCGGCGGCCTCGACGCGCTGGGCGTGCAGCCGACGATCGGCCGAACGCTACAACCGGCGGACGATCGGCCCGAGGCCCCGCCCGCCGCGATGATCAGTCACGCTTTGTGGCAGCGCGACTACGGCGGCCAGGCGAGCGTCCTCGGCCAGACGATCTTCATCAACGACCAGCCGTTCTCGATTGTCGGCGTCGCCCCGCCATGGTTCTTTGGCGTCGTCGTCGGCCAGGGTGCCGATGTGTTGGTGCCGGTGGCCGCGGAAACGGCGGTGCGCAGAGGGGCCGGCCTGGGCGAGCGGCGCGCCGACACGCCGTGGTTGACACTGTACGGGCGGCTGCGGCCCGGCCAATCCGCCGACGATGCGACCGCGCTGTTGCAGGGGTGGTCGCCTGAATTGCGCGACGGCCTGCGTGGTCCTGTCCCGGTCGGCACGGAGCCGGAGCCATTCATGCCATACGCCATTTCCGGCGCGCAGGGCATTTCGTTCCTGCGGTCGCAATACGAACGACCGCTCCTGGTCCTGCTGGCAGCGGTCGCTCTGGTGCTGCTGATTGCGTGCGCCAACCTCGCGGCCCTGGTGCTGGCGCGATTCACCGATCGCCATCACGAGTTGGGTGTCCGTCTGGCGCTTGGCGCGGGACGGGCGCGCCTGATGCGCATGCTGGTGGCCGAGAGCCTGTTGCTGTCGGCGGCCGGCGCCCTCATCGGCGTCTGGTTCGCGGATGTCGCGGTGGTAGCGGTGATGCCTTACCTGTCATCCAGCAGTACCCAACCAGCGGACCTGCGGGTCGTCATTGACGCGCGCCTGATGGCATTCGCGGCTCTGCTGGCTGTGGGTAGCGGCATCATCTCGGGCGTGGTACCGGCCTGGCGCGCCTCGAGGGTATCGCCACAACTGTCGATGGCGGCGTCAGCCAGGGGCGGTCTTCACGGCAGGCGCGCGGCGCGCAGCATGCGACTGCTGGTGGCGGCGCAGGTCGCGCTCTCGCTGGTGCTGGTGGCCGGCGCTTCGGTGATGGTCCGGTCCTTTGTCGCGCTGACCGCGAACGCGACCGGCGTCGAGCCCGACCGCGTGCTTGTCATGCGCATAAGTGGCGGTCTGGCCGGCGCCGACGCGGCGACCCGCTTCGATCGCATCGAACGCATTCGCCAGTCGCTGGGGGCGCTGCCGGGAGTCGAAGCCGTATCGGCGGGCATGTTCACGCCGCTCAGCGGCATCATGTCGGTGTCGCGGGTGGACGTCCCCGGGAGTCTCTTCAATCCCGCGAGCGGTAACGGCACGACCGTGCTGAACGGCCGGGGCAGCGGCTTCGGCCCCTTCAACCAGGTCCTGCCGGGATTCTTTCGTGTCGTCGGCACGCCGATCATCAACGGCCGGGACTTCGATGACCGCGACGGGCCGGCATCCCAGCCCGTGGCCATCGTGAACCAGGCGTTCGCGGCGCGTCACTTTGGCGACGGCAATCCGATCGGCCGGACACTCTCCGTCAATGGCAAGACGCTCGCAATCGTCGGTGTCGCCGCCGATTCGCGCCTCATGACACTGAAGGAGACGGCACCGATGGCGCT from Vicinamibacterales bacterium encodes the following:
- a CDS encoding ABC transporter permease, producing MLDDLVNALRQWRRTPVVTAVALVSLGLGIGANVALFGLVDTLLLRSLPVRDPQSLIRFAWNDSHFSGAADLTIATRAWAHVRDQQPFAESVFVVANDRVNLARGGEARHVPALFVSGGGLDALGVQPTIGRTLQPADDRPEAPPAAMISHALWQRDYGGQASVLGQTIFINDQPFSIVGVAPPWFFGVVVGQGADVLVPVAAETAVRRGAGLGERRADTPWLTLYGRLRPGQSADDATALLQGWSPELRDGLRGPVPVGTEPEPFMPYAISGAQGISFLRSQYERPLLVLLAAVALVLLIACANLAALVLARFTDRHHELGVRLALGAGRARLMRMLVAESLLLSAAGALIGVWFADVAVVAVMPYLSSSSTQPADLRVVIDARLMAFAALLAVGSGIISGVVPAWRASRVSPQLSMAASARGGLHGRRAARSMRLLVAAQVALSLVLVAGASVMVRSFVALTANATGVEPDRVLVMRISGGLAGADAATRFDRIERIRQSLGALPGVEAVSAGMFTPLSGIMSVSRVDVPGSLFNPASGNGTTVLNGRGSGFGPFNQVLPGFFRVVGTPIINGRDFDDRDGPASQPVAIVNQAFAARHFGDGNPIGRTLSVNGKTLAIVGVAADSRLMTLKETAPMALAFGVVSQVLTTGPIPSLRFAMRSQDPDALRAPAAAAVRNVDPRLTLEFRTMRDEAEASVNRERLMAWLAGLFAALGLTMAVTGLYGTFTYAVARRRGEIGVRIALGAARADILRMVLREAGVVLAIGTVIGLAGALASGRLLQSLLFATSARDPWMLTVALTGVVGAAVVASLVPARRASRIDPIAALREE